In Plodia interpunctella isolate USDA-ARS_2022_Savannah chromosome 19, ilPloInte3.2, whole genome shotgun sequence, a genomic segment contains:
- the Rcd-1 gene encoding CCR4-NOT transcription complex subunit 9 has product MNNMSAQQSPANMQAVVDREKIYTWILELCNPETRENALLELSKKREVVPDLAPMLWHSFGTIAALLQEITNIYVAMIPPTLTAHQSNRVCNALALMQCVASHPETRSAFLQAHVPLFLYPFLHTVSKTRPFEYLRLTSLGVIGALVKTDEQEVITFLLTTEIIPLCLRIMENGSELSKTVATFILQKILLDDSGLCYICQTYDRFSHVAMILGKMVLSLAKDPSARLLKHVVRCYLRLSDNPRAREALRQCLPDQLRDATFTACLQEDNSTKHWLAQLIKNLEAQPPPASPAQPNMYKTR; this is encoded by the exons ATGAATAATATGAGTGCACAGCAGAGCCCGGCGAACATGCAAGCCGTCGTGGATAGGGAAAAGATATACACGTGGATTTTGGAGCTATGCAATCCAGAGACTCGGGAAAACGCGCTTCTGGAGTTAAGCAAAAAACGAGAGGTGGTACCGGATCTGGCGCCCATGCTTTGGCATAGTTTCGGCACCATTGCCGCTCTGCTACAAGAGATCACCAACATCTACGTGGCTATGATACCGCCAACCTTAACAGCACACCAGAGCAACCGTGTTTGTAACGCGTTGGCCTTAATGCAGTGCGTCGCTTCGCACCCCGAGACTAGATCTGCATTCCTTCAAGCCCATGTCCCGTTGTTCCTATATCCTTTCCTTCACACTGTCTCAAAAACCCGTCCTTTTGAGTACTTGAGACTGACCAGCCTTGGTGTTATTGGAGCTCTAGTAAAAACGGATGAGCAAGAGGTGATCACATTTTTGCTGACTACTGAAATCATCCCACTATGCTTACGCATCATGGAAAATGGATCTGAGCTGTCCAAAACTGTAGCAACATTCATTTTACAGAAGATATTGTTAGATGACAGCGGTCTATGTTACATTTGTCAGACTTATGACAGATTTTCGCATGTGGCTATGATTCTTGGCAAAATGGTATTATCTCTCGCCAAGGATCCATCTGCTAGGCTCTTAAAACACGTTGTACGCTGCTACCTTCGCTTGTCAGATAATCCTAGGGCTCGTGAAGCACTTCGACAATGTCTTCCAGACCAGTTGCGAGATGCGACCTTCACTGCATGTCTCCAAGAAGATAATTCTACAAAGCACTGGTTGGCACAGCTTATAAAGAATTTGGAAGCTCAGCCTCCGCCTGCTAGTCCCGCTCAGCCAAATAT gtacAAAACAAGATGA
- the LOC128678055 gene encoding putative glutathione-specific gamma-glutamylcyclotransferase 2: MWVFGYGSLIWKVDFAYETKVVGYIKGYLRRFYQHSVDHRGVPEKPGRVVTLVPSSDHNSKVWGVAYKIREDDIEQVTKHLDFREKNGYSKETVIFHPKDEQVEPFKLTLYVATEENESYAGPASIEEIAKQVITSVGPSGTNKEYVYNLAEAMRTIAPQVNDDHLYSLEVAVKKLDPEFRK; the protein is encoded by the exons ATGTGGGTCTTCGGCTACGGTTCCTTAATTTGGAAGGTCGACTTCGCTTACGAAACTAAAGTTGTAGGTTACATCAAAGGTTACCTCAGGAGATTTTATCAGCACAGCGTAGATCACAGAGGAGTTCCTGAGAAA CCAGGCAGAGTGGTCACTCTAGTACCAAGCTCAGATCACAACAGCAAAGTGTGGGGAGTAGCCTACAAAATTAGAGAAGACGACATAGAGCAAGTTACAAAGCATTTGGACTTTAGAGAGAAGAATGGGTATTCCAAAGAAACTGTGATATTCCACCCTAAAGATGAGCAGGTCGAGCCTTTCAAGTTGACTCTCTATGTTGCTACAGAGGAAAATGAATCTTATGCAG GACCAGCATCAATAGAAGAAATAGCGAAACAAGTTATAACAAGTGTAGGTCCAAGTGGGACTAACAAAGAGTATGTCTACAACCTGGCAGAGGCTATGAGGACCATCGCTCCCCAAGTGAATGATGACCATCTGTATTCCCTTGAAGTGGCTGTGAAGAAGCTAGACCCAGAATTCAGGAAGTAA
- the LOC128678049 gene encoding uncharacterized protein LOC128678049: MSTKSPTTSVKSREMIGVDQFSQRREVFDKHDTVFLPLPSPTAVAPVYRQVEPIITSNHGKTTSNFKRNIAASSSMRESKTDERIFDFRPRKYSDNFTSELNQSDDVDYRYSSTERTRRLSKLRRDFLASNLHDPSEHTFTRSGTRASMPVNSTPPIRYKIESPNLYKFPFAEPYATPPPVRRVVVDLGPSEVDGKENQDPELRTKYQSLPNNNASPTTKIDHQKLFEELVKRYSPQRKPVDWTLPPTRPRVVGSVPKSTSSIGDTLDLVQKTQNDEKSNKDDDVFEKKEENNIANNNIQVYRSEAPKPATEVEVVVIQNGPTSGTEGDDQNEKSNSESKASVTELAEKNDRVPELPPIQRQLSKDSKKKQPPPEKHPDLTIPALIDKITTEGETLENNIKKTKKVKRKRSFLDKLLGRKKDK, from the coding sequence ATGTCAACGAAATCGCCCACAACTAGTGTGAAGTCGCGCGAAATGATCGGCGTGGATCAGTTCAGTCAGCGGCGCGAGGTGTTCGACAAGCACGACACAGTGTTCCTGCCGCTGCCGTCGCCGACTGCGGTCGCGCCAGTCTACCGCCAAGTGGAGCCCATCATCACATCCAACCACGGCAAGACCACCAGCAACTTCAAACGGAACATCGCCGCCTCCTCCAGCATGAGGGAATCTAAAACCGACGAACGAATATTCGATTTTCGACCACGGAAGTACTCGGACAACTTCACCTCCGAACTGAACCAGAGTGATGACGTGGACTACAGATACAGCTCGACGGAGAGGACGAGACGACTGTCGAAACTGAGGAGAGACTTCCTCGCGTCCAACCTCCACGATCCCAGCGAGCACACGTTCACGAGATCCGGCACGCGAGCCTCCATGCCTGTCAACTCCACACCTCCGATAAGGTACAAGATAGAAAGtcctaatttatataaatttccatTCGCCGAGCCATATGCGACACCGCCTCCGGTGAGGAGAGTCGTTGTAGACTTGGGGCCATCGGAAGTTGATGGAAAGGAAAATCAGGACCCTGAACTGAGGACGAAGTATCAGAGCCTGCCAAATAACAATGCATCCCCTACAACAAAAATTGACCaccaaaaattgtttgaaGAGTTAGTCAAAAGGTATTCCCCACAACGCAAGCCGGTAGATTGGACCTTACCGCCGACGAGACCGAGAGTGGTGGGTTCTGTTCCAAAATCCACTTCTAGCATTGGTGATACCTTAGATTTAGTTCAGAAGACTCAAAATGATGAGAAATCTAACAAAGACGATGATGTATTCGAAAAGAAGGAAGAAAATAACattgctaataataatatacaagttTATCGTTCAGAAGCACCTAAACCAGCAACAGAGGTAGAGGTAGTAGTGATACAAAACGGTCCCACATCAGGAACTGAGGGTGACGATCAAAACGAAAAGAGTAATAGTGAATCAAAAGCTTCAGTCACAGAACTAGCGGAAAAGAACGACCGTGTTCCTGAATTACCTCCAATTCAAAGACAACTAAGTAAAGATTCGAAGAAGAAGCAACCTCCCCCAGAAAAGCACCCAGATTTGACAATTCCAGCGTTGATAGACAAAATTACAACAGAAGGTGAAACTttagaaaacaatataaagaaaactaaGAAAGTTAAACGAAAGAGGAGTTTCTTAGACAAACTATTGGGGCGAAAGAaagataaatag